One Leptolyngbya subtilissima AS-A7 genomic window, ATCTGCGAACCGGATTAGAACATGCGGGTGAGGGCAGTAATCTGCGATAGTTTGGCTGGGTCTAGCCCCTCTAGCTCGTCTAAGCTCAGCCAGCCTTCTTTCACAAAACTCGAAAAGACAAACAGCAGCGCCGACTCGCGATCGTCATATTTGCCGTCGAGTTCGTGACGGCGCGCGCTAAGAAAGTCGTGGAGTTGCCAAAGGTCATCCATGCTGTTGAGGCTGTTGGCGCGATCGCGCACAACCTGGACTAATCCGTTGATCTCGCGGCTATAGGCCGTTGCGATCGCTGCCTTAGCAAGTCATTTTCCTCAGATACCACTAGAGTTCACTGGTATGCATTGCAACTTTAAAAAAAGAATCTCGAGAAAAGATCGTTAAAAATGCCATAACCGCCATCGGCTAAGCCATTACTCAGCCAATGATTTTGTTTAACGTTTTTCTATATTAGAGACATGTTGCAAAACTTTGCAATGTTGATTGGACGCTGAGCGAGCCTTAGCCACCGCCCTACACCTACCTTGGCCAGACCCAAAACAATGCTGGCTGCTGGGTCTTCCGTTTCGGGAGAGACCCAACAGCCAGGAAAGGATACACGGGTAGCCAGCGATGAGCCAGCCTCAAGTGAGCCTAGGTTGAATTAGACCCTCAGGCTGGCGATCGCCCGGCTAACCCACCCTCTACAACCATCGTCCTAGCGAACCAGGTTAAGCAGTTCCTTCGGTGAGGCCAGCAGGTCAATGGCGACAAAGAAAATCTTGCCCTCGGGGTTGAGCAAAAATCACCAGGCAATATTCATGCCAACGCCAGCGCCAAACCAAGGCGTCTGCACCTTGCCGGTCACCTTGATTTGGGTAAAGCCATCTTCCGCCTGCTCGGTGACTCCGCGCTCTGGAATCAGCTTGAGATTTTGGCAATCTTCCTGAAAGAACCGAAGAATGCCTTCTTTGCCGGTAATGAGGCGCTGAAAGGGAAGCTGTAGCGCACCGTCAGGGGTGAAAAGTTCAATCAGCTCGTTGAAGTCGTTGGCATTGAGGTTGTCCATGGAGGCCAGCACGGTAGGGTTGGTGACCCCCTCAATGGTGACTTGGCTGCGCTTAGCCATATCCTGGGGCGGCGGAACCGGTTCAGAAACGCGGGTGTAGCTGCCCATTTGCTTGGCATCAAACCCCATGTTGTTTCCCATAGAGATTGCGCTAGGGAAGAGATAGCTTTTATCACTGGGGAGATCTGTGGATTAGATCAGGCTCTGGTTTGGGGCCAAAATCCTTAGAATGGAGATGGCCTCTCAATACTTTTGGTAGCTATAGCCCATGGAAACGCTTGCACTTACCCCTCCCAACGTGGAACAGGTTTTGGATGAACTGCGCCCATACCTACTGGCCGACGGCGGCAATGTTGAGCTGGTCGAAATCGACGGCCCAGTGGTCAAACTCCGTCTGCAGGGCGCCTGTGGCTCTTGCCCCAGCTCGGCCATGACGCTGCGCATGGGCATTGAGCGTCGCCTGCGCGAGTTTATTCCTGAAATCGCTGAGATCGAGCAGGTATTTTAGGAATGCTGATATTCTGATTTATTGGCAAGGAGTTTTTTGTCAAAAAATCAGATTTCAGATTGTAGAGGGCTGCTGTGCTAGATCTAAAGCAAATACGAGAAAACCCGGAGCGGGTGCAGTCTGCTCTGGGTAAGCGGGGCAAGTATGATTTGACCCCGCTGCTAGAGCTAGACCAGCAGCAACGCCAGATCGAAACGGTGCGATCGCAGCTCCAGGCCCGCGGCAACGAGATCGGCAAGCAGGTCGGTCAGACTATCAAAGCCGGGGCCGCTCCCAACGGTCCAGAAGTCACCGCCCTTAAAGACGAAGGCAACCAGGTCAAAACTGAGCTGCAAACCCTGGAACCCCAGGAGCGCGAGATCAAGGCCCAGATCGAGGCCATTCTGCTGGGCTTGCCCAACCTGCCTAGCGACACCACCCCCGTCGGTAAAGACGAAACCGAAAATGTCGAAGTGCGCTGCTGGGGCGACGAGTATCTGCCCCAACAGCCCGCCAAGCCCCATTGGGAAATTGGCGAAACCCTTGGCATTCTTGACTTTAAGCGCGCTGCTGAGAAGATTGCCCAGAGCCGCTTTGTCGTTTTAAAAGGCGCAGGTGCGGCATTGGAACGGGCGCTAATTTCGTTCATGCTCGATCGCCACACCAAAGCAGGCTACTACGAAGTCATTCCTCCTTACCTAGTAAACTCTGCCGCGCTAACCGCCTCAGGCCAGCTGCCCAAGTTTGCTGAAGAAAGCTTTCAGTGCCGCAACGATGACCTGTGGCTTACTCCCACCGCCGAGGTGCCCCTCACCAACCTGCACCGTGACGACATCCTTGCTTCTGATCAGCTGCCAATTCACTATTGCGCCTATACTCCCTGCTTTCGTCGCGAGGCCGGCAGCTACGGCAAAGACACGCGCGGGCTAATTCGTCTTCACCAGTTCAATAAGGTGGAGATGTACAAATTCGTTCACCCGGACACCTCCTTCGACGAGCTAGAGGCGCTGGTGGGCGATGCCGAAGACATTCTGCAACAGCTCAAGCTGCCTTACCGAGTGCTGGCGCTTTGCACTGGCGATCTGGGTTTCTCCAGCTGCAAAACCTACGACCTCGAAGTGTGGATGCCCTCTTCCGACAGCTATCGGGAGATTTCTAGCTGCTCGAACTGTCTAGACTTTCAGGCCCGCCGCGCTAATCTGCGCTTCAAGGAAGCTGGGCAAAAAGGCACTCAGTACGTACACACCCTCAACGGATCTGGCCTAGCCATTGGCCGCACCATGGCCGCCATTCTCGAAAACTACCAGGAGGCCAACGGCTCGGTGCGAGTGCCTGAGGTGCTGCAACCCTACCTCAACCGCGAGTATCTGTAGACGCCTACAGAGGAAAGCGATAGACGATCGCCCCAGTATCTTTGACATCAAAAGACGCGTTGAGCACCTGAGCTTTTTGATCGAGGAACGCTTTGGCCTGCTCAACCGGCATCTGCGCGGCGGCAGCAAACTGAATAATGGTGAGGTCTCCCTCTTGGTTTTGAAGCAGCTGCAAAAACATCTGCTCTTGCTGTAGTGACAGTGATTGGGATGTTTGCTGATTGCTGTGGCGCAGATTCCACGCTAGCCAGGAGCCCAGTGCCGTGGGAGCGACGCCAAACATGACCAACGCTAAACCAGTCTCGGCCCTGTCTTCCCAATCGTCGTCGGGGCTAACTAGTTGGGTTGTCGCTAGAAGGGTAATTGATAGGCCAAACAGCAGGCAAGTTCCAGCTAAGGCCTTCTGTAACATCCGCATAGCCGTCTCCTCTACCGGTCGCTCTCGACTTTGACGGTTATCGTAGCCCTTGTTTCTCTATCTAGCCTACAGAGATTAGCCACGTCCAACCCTCTCCATAATAAGAAGCAACTGAGTTACCTTGGCAAGCTATGACCATCCCACCAGAGACTCAGTCGGGCAGACCTATCCATCCGGCTCATAGACGCCTATAGGGGAAAGCGATAGACTACGGCTCCGTTGTCTAAAACGTCGAACGAGGCATTTAGCTGCTGCGCTTTTTCGTCGAGGTAAACTTTGGACTCTTCGAGCGACAGTTGGGTTGCGGTGGCAAACTGAAGCACTGTCAGGTCGCCTTTGTGGTCTTGAAGGAGCTGGAGAAACCGCTGCTCTTGCTGATCGGCGAGGGTTTCCAGCGATCGCTCGTGTTGCTGGCGCAAGTTCCAGATCAGCCAGGCACCTAGAGCGGTCGGTGGCAGCCCAACAACCAGCAGCGCCGCGACAGAGTCCGCTCGATCCTCAGCGTCATTGGTAGGGTTAAGGATCTCAGCTGTTAACGCAAGCACAATGAACAGCCCAAGAGATAGACAAACCCCAGCCAACACCTTTTGTAGCAGCCTCATAGCTATCCTTTACAGATCTCACATCGATTGTGGCAGTAATTTTGCCCATCAATGTCCCTAGCTTACCCGCAGACCTTCCACCCGTTGAGGCGCATTCAAGTTGCTTAATTCGATGTGCAACAACTTGAAGAAATTTAAAACTTAGGCTCGCAAAGCAAACAACTGCTTGAGCACCGACAGTCGAGAACAATCCCAATAGTCAATGTGGGATATCACCTTGCCATCTTCCCCTAGCCCAAGCTCACTGCGACCGGGGATGCTCATGCGCGGCTGCCAAGGTACCGGAGCTATCCAACTCAGCGTCCAGCGGGTGTCAATCTGGCTGGGGCTGGAGTACTCGATTCCGTGCAGTTGCAGATTGACATCCTTAAACCAGTGGCTGATGAAGCCAATCATGAGCCGGTAGCGATCGACGCCGCGAAACTTGTTTAGCGGGTCTTTAAAGTACACATCCTCAGCGTAGAGGTGGTAGCTCTGGTCGCAGGGGAACCGTTCGTAGTCGATGCGAATCTGTTCAAGAATATCCATGGGGTTGAGCCCTCAGGGCAATGCCGTAGCTTAACCCTAAGTTTGCCTCATCTAGACCAAAGTCCTATTACCAACTGTGCAGAGGACAAGGTTTTGTCCTATATCTACAAAATCTGAGAAAGAAACTTTTGGGTGCGGTCTTCGCGGGGGTTGCTGAAAAACTCTTGGGGGGTGTTTTCTTCGATGAGGTAGCCGCCATCCATGAGCACGACGCGATCGGCCACCTCACGGGCAAAACCCACCTCGTGGGTGACGCACACCATCGTGATGCCAGTCTTGGCTAGGCCTCGCATGACATCGAGCACCTCGCGTACCATCTCAGGGTCGAGGGCAGAGGTGGGTTCGTCGAACAGCATGACTTTGGGCTGCATGGCGAGGGAACGGGCGATCGCCACCCGTTGCTGCTGCCCCCCCGACAGCTGACCGGGGAACTTGTGGGCCTGCTCTAAAATGCCCACCCGCTCTAGCAGCTGCATGGCGACTTCTTGGGCCTTGGCCTTGGGCCAGCGGCGCACCCAGATGGGGGCTAAAGTCACGTTTTGCAGCACCGTCAGGTGAGGGAACAGGTTGAACTGTTGAAATACCATGCCCACCTCACGGCGGATGGCCTCAATATTTTTCAGGTCGTGGGAAATCGTGATGCCATCGACCTCAATAGAGCCCTTCTGATAGGGCTCTAGGGCATTGAAGGTGCGAATAAACGTCGACTTACCTGACCCAGACGGCCCCATCACCACCAGCACTTCGCCCTTGTAGACCGTCATGCTGACGCCCTTGAGCACGTGGAAACCGTTGTCATACCACTTTTCCACGTCGCGGGCGACGATCACTGGCTCGGTGCTGGTAGCGTGGGCCGATGGTTGCTCCGTCTGAAACTGTGTCATGAAAGGTTTCCTCTTTATCGCGCCCTCGGGGCTGCTAACAACTCACGAAATGAACGTTTTCAACCTAGCTAAACCCAACAGGCCGGGGCGCTAGCGCAAGATAATGCTATTTTGCCTTAACCCTAGAAGGTTTCTAGATTTCAGACTGTCAACTGTTACACGGAGAGATATTTTGCCAAAGCAGCTAGTGTTCAGTGTTGAGCTTCTCCTCAATTTTGCGGCTGGCCAAGGACATGGCGTAGCAAAAGAACCAGTAGATCACCGCTAGGAACAGATAGACCTCGGCGTAGCGTCCTAGATAAGCCGGGTTGGCCAAGATTGATTTACCAATACCCAGCAGCTCTGCCAGACCTACAATCGATAGCAGCGTCGTGTCTTGAAACAGACTAATAAACTGCCCCACGATCGCCGGAATTGCTATCTTGAGCGCCTGGGGCAGAATAATCAGGCCCAGGGTGGTGGGGGTGTTGAGCCCCAAAGACATGGCAGCCTCGCGCTGACCGCGAGGCACCGCCTGCAAGCCCGCCCGCACGTTTTCGGCCAGGTAGGCCGCGCTAAACAGAGCCAGCGCAATGACCGCCCGTAAAATGCGATCGGGTCGCGACCCAATTGGCAAAAATAGCGGAATCATCACCTGCCCCATGAATAGAAAGGCCACCAGGGGCACACCCCGCACCAGCTCAATGTATACGGTAGACAGCAAGCGCACCACCGGCAGCGCACTGCGCCGCCCCAAGGCCAGCAGCAGCCCCAGCGGAAAGCACAGCACAATACCGCTCACGGCGGTAAACAGCGTCAGCACCAGCCCGCCCCAATCGTTGGTGGACACGGGGGTGAGCCCAAGGCCACCGCCAATCAGCCACAGGGCTACGAAGTACGACA contains:
- a CDS encoding ketosteroid isomerase family protein encodes the protein MGNNMGFDAKQMGSYTRVSEPVPPPQDMAKRSQVTIEGVTNPTVLASMDNLNANDFNELIELFTPDGALQLPFQRLITGKEGILRFFQEDCQNLKLIPERGVTEQAEDGFTQIKVTGKVQTPWFGAGVGMNIAW
- a CDS encoding NifU family protein, with translation METLALTPPNVEQVLDELRPYLLADGGNVELVEIDGPVVKLRLQGACGSCPSSAMTLRMGIERRLREFIPEIAEIEQVF
- the serS gene encoding serine--tRNA ligase, which codes for MLDLKQIRENPERVQSALGKRGKYDLTPLLELDQQQRQIETVRSQLQARGNEIGKQVGQTIKAGAAPNGPEVTALKDEGNQVKTELQTLEPQEREIKAQIEAILLGLPNLPSDTTPVGKDETENVEVRCWGDEYLPQQPAKPHWEIGETLGILDFKRAAEKIAQSRFVVLKGAGAALERALISFMLDRHTKAGYYEVIPPYLVNSAALTASGQLPKFAEESFQCRNDDLWLTPTAEVPLTNLHRDDILASDQLPIHYCAYTPCFRREAGSYGKDTRGLIRLHQFNKVEMYKFVHPDTSFDELEALVGDAEDILQQLKLPYRVLALCTGDLGFSSCKTYDLEVWMPSSDSYREISSCSNCLDFQARRANLRFKEAGQKGTQYVHTLNGSGLAIGRTMAAILENYQEANGSVRVPEVLQPYLNREYL
- a CDS encoding DUF2358 domain-containing protein; translated protein: MDILEQIRIDYERFPCDQSYHLYAEDVYFKDPLNKFRGVDRYRLMIGFISHWFKDVNLQLHGIEYSSPSQIDTRWTLSWIAPVPWQPRMSIPGRSELGLGEDGKVISHIDYWDCSRLSVLKQLFALRA
- a CDS encoding amino acid ABC transporter ATP-binding protein, translating into MTQFQTEQPSAHATSTEPVIVARDVEKWYDNGFHVLKGVSMTVYKGEVLVVMGPSGSGKSTFIRTFNALEPYQKGSIEVDGITISHDLKNIEAIRREVGMVFQQFNLFPHLTVLQNVTLAPIWVRRWPKAKAQEVAMQLLERVGILEQAHKFPGQLSGGQQQRVAIARSLAMQPKVMLFDEPTSALDPEMVREVLDVMRGLAKTGITMVCVTHEVGFAREVADRVVLMDGGYLIEENTPQEFFSNPREDRTQKFLSQIL
- a CDS encoding amino acid ABC transporter permease gives rise to the protein MTSVTPDSLSSAPPEILALGPVAWAKKNLFSDWFNSLLTVVIVGILGWGIFRLASWALTVAQWQVIPNNFGLFMTGTFPSGLYARIWALLAVVCGLAGLSWGVLGRNVSTLFSRSVLIGLGLVCAFIVLFPPTRPSSLKLLPMVALVAIAAAAGRQVGRKFPGIGKWVSLAWFLSYFVALWLIGGGLGLTPVSTNDWGGLVLTLFTAVSGIVLCFPLGLLLALGRRSALPVVRLLSTVYIELVRGVPLVAFLFMGQVMIPLFLPIGSRPDRILRAVIALALFSAAYLAENVRAGLQAVPRGQREAAMSLGLNTPTTLGLIILPQALKIAIPAIVGQFISLFQDTTLLSIVGLAELLGIGKSILANPAYLGRYAEVYLFLAVIYWFFCYAMSLASRKIEEKLNTEH